The DNA segment GGCGAAGGCCTGCATGTTGTTCTGGGCGTCCTCCTCATACATCTCGCAGAGCATCTCAAGCTGGTTGTCGATGGATGCCGACTTTTCACCGATGGCGAGCATGTGCGTGACCTGGGGATCGACTGAGGTGTATTTCGCGAAGGCGGTGGAGAGAGGGACGCCGGAGTGCTCATACTTGTCCGCGGCGTTGCGCAGTTCGGAGTAGAACGGCGTGTTCTTCACGCTGTTGGCGGAGACGCGGATGGATTTCGCCAGGTTGATGCCGTTGGAGTGCAGCAGCCGCATTGTGGAAAGGAACGTCATCTGGCGCATGCCAAGAATCAGGTTCCTCAGCAGCCGCCAGCGGGACATAGCCAGTCCGAGGATGAAGTTCCTCACCTTTGCCGAGACACCGACCGTCACGGCGAATCCGACCATGATGGCGACGATCAGGAACCAGGTCTTCTGGATGAAATGGCTGACGGCGAAGGAAATGGCGGTGAGGCCGTCCGCCTTCTGGCCGACGCCGGAAAGCATCTCCTCCACCTGCGGCACGATCTTGATCTGGGAGATCATGAACGCGCCGATGAGGACGGAGATGATGATGCCCGGCACCAGCGTGGACTTCCGGATCTGTTTCTTGAAATGCGCCTCACTGGTCAGACGGACCGCCAGCGCGCGGAAGGCCTCATGGAGCTGGCCCGCATCCGAACCCGCCTGGACCAGGCCGATGATGGTGTCCGAAAAGCGGCCCGTGCGGCGGAACGCCTCATGGATGCTGACGCCCGCGGTGATGTCCACGCAGATCTTGTTGAGCGCGTCCACCATCCCCTTGTTCGGGAGGCCGTGGGAATAGTACTTCAGCGCGTCCGCCGTGTTGATCTGCGCGCGCAGCATGGAACTGAGGCCGCGGAACAGGCCGATCAACTCCTTGCGGGAGAACAGCTTCGGCGCGGGATTCGTGAAGGAGGCGAAAAGCGACTTCTGGGCCGGCTTGCCCCGGGCCGCGGCGGGGCGTCCCATCGCGGCGGCACCGGCAGCCTGCGGCGCCGCTTTGGTGGTGGGGAGGCTACTCATCGGTGTATGTCATGTCGATGACCTGGCTGACGGCGTGCAGGTCGGTCTTTCCTTCCCGGAGGAGCCGCAGGCCGCTGCGCCGCAGGTTCGGCAGCTTGCCTTCCTCCGCCACCTTCACCTCCAGTTCGTAGGGAGTCATCTCACCTTTCGAAAGCTGGTCGGAAACCTTCGGTGTGATCGGGATGATCTCGAGGATGGCGGTGCGTCCCGCGTAGCCGGAATAGCGGCACTCCGGACAGCCGCCGGATTTCGCGCGGAACAGCGGGATGGATGCCCAGGAGTCATCCAGGCTGAAGGTCTTCCGCTCCAGTTCGGGGATGCCGTTGATCGGCTCTTTGCAGTAAAGGCAGAGCATCTTCACCAGGCGCTGGGCGCACGCCGCTTTCAGCGTCTGCGCGATCTTCCACCGCTCGATGCCGAGCTGCTCGAACCGCTCGATGATCTGGGACGCCCGTGGAGTGTGGATGGTCGTCAGCACCTTGTGCCCGGTCACCGCCGCCTCGATGGCCAGTTCCGCGGACTCCAGGTCCCGCACCTCACCCATGAGGATGATGTCCGGGTCGGACCGCATGAAGGAAGCGATCATCGGCTTGAACTCGCGCGGGCTTTTCAGGTCGCAGTGGGTGATGCCCGGCACCTCGTCCTCCACCGGGTTCTCCAGCGTGAGGATGTTCACCTCCGGACGGTTCAGCTCCCGTAGGATGGCGTTGAGCGTGGTTGACTTGCCGGATCCCGTGGGGCCGGACATGACGATGATTCCGGCGGGGATCTTCATCACCCGGTGGAGCGCGAACATCGTCTCGTCATCAAAAGCCAGCGTGCCCTTGCCGAGCGTGACGTTGATGTTGCTCTTGTCGAGCAGACGCATGGTCAGGTGGTAGCCGCGGTAGGTGCGGTGCCGCTCATAGCGGATGTCGATGGGGCGCTGGAAATAGGAGATCGTGAAACGTCCCGAAATGCCCGGAGCCGTGTTGCGGATCTCGGTCGGCAGCTTCATCAGGTTCAGCAGGAACGCATCCAGCCGGTCCTTCAGCTTCATCGGGATCTCGATCCGCTGGCCCAGGTCGCCGTCCACCCGGAACGAGTAGTAGAAGATCTCCTTCTCCACCTTGAAGTGGATGTCGGACGCGCGCGTCCGCACCGCATCCGCCATGATGGTGGCGATGAGCTGCGCCATCGGCTCCGTGTAGTCCGTTGTGACATTGAAGTCATGGATGCCGTCGTCCATGTCCTCGACGTCGATGGCCTCCAGCTCGGAACGGCTGGGG comes from the Luteolibacter sp. SL250 genome and includes:
- a CDS encoding ATPase, T2SS/T4P/T4SS family; the encoded protein is MIDFDGISFNDLISRRIMSELGAHDPSYLDLAHDQVPNRVTRFSFMASLARINGLPFMPKVADFCESDLHAHCDATVMTRGFFAPICRSGTDKIIVAIANPWNPLAEEYLAPRFPDRQIVKVVTLASEISRAIESVATNSGPSRSELEAIDVEDMDDGIHDFNVTTDYTEPMAQLIATIMADAVRTRASDIHFKVEKEIFYYSFRVDGDLGQRIEIPMKLKDRLDAFLLNLMKLPTEIRNTAPGISGRFTISYFQRPIDIRYERHRTYRGYHLTMRLLDKSNINVTLGKGTLAFDDETMFALHRVMKIPAGIIVMSGPTGSGKSTTLNAILRELNRPEVNILTLENPVEDEVPGITHCDLKSPREFKPMIASFMRSDPDIILMGEVRDLESAELAIEAAVTGHKVLTTIHTPRASQIIERFEQLGIERWKIAQTLKAACAQRLVKMLCLYCKEPINGIPELERKTFSLDDSWASIPLFRAKSGGCPECRYSGYAGRTAILEIIPITPKVSDQLSKGEMTPYELEVKVAEEGKLPNLRRSGLRLLREGKTDLHAVSQVIDMTYTDE
- a CDS encoding type II secretion system F family protein is translated as MSSLPTTKAAPQAAGAAAMGRPAAARGKPAQKSLFASFTNPAPKLFSRKELIGLFRGLSSMLRAQINTADALKYYSHGLPNKGMVDALNKICVDITAGVSIHEAFRRTGRFSDTIIGLVQAGSDAGQLHEAFRALAVRLTSEAHFKKQIRKSTLVPGIIISVLIGAFMISQIKIVPQVEEMLSGVGQKADGLTAISFAVSHFIQKTWFLIVAIMVGFAVTVGVSAKVRNFILGLAMSRWRLLRNLILGMRQMTFLSTMRLLHSNGINLAKSIRVSANSVKNTPFYSELRNAADKYEHSGVPLSTAFAKYTSVDPQVTHMLAIGEKSASIDNQLEMLCEMYEEDAQNNMQAFAATVSFLVLIIAVFLIAAVFVGTFLPIFLMGPKMMNSAM